A genomic segment from Cyprinus carpio isolate SPL01 chromosome A4, ASM1834038v1, whole genome shotgun sequence encodes:
- the LOC109077600 gene encoding protein LLP homolog, producing the protein MKDVAEIATVVPPEKVKKPGDVEMQEEDADGGKMDLDTKRNKKTMLDDQGRYPVWMNQRQAKKVKAKRAAKKGKPKIKKGLAW; encoded by the exons ATGAAAGATGTGGCTGAGATCGCCACCGTTGTGCCGCCTGAGAAAGTGAAGAAGCCGGGAGATGTTGAGATGCAGGAGGAAGATG CGGATGGTGGAAAGATGGATTTAGACACTAAACGCAATAAAAAGACCATGTTGGACGATCAAGGACGGTATCCGGTGTGGATGAACCAAAGGCAGGCGAAGAAGGTGAAAGCCAAACGTGCTGCTAAAAAAGGAAAACCTAAGATAAAGAAAGGGCTCGCGTGGTAG